One segment of Urocitellus parryii isolate mUroPar1 chromosome 5, mUroPar1.hap1, whole genome shotgun sequence DNA contains the following:
- the LOC144255097 gene encoding sperm motility kinase-like — protein MTDQCSQSRVELQEQSSCSEPAFTDHYMVLQDIGEGGFAQLKLARHLLTGTQVAVKVLAKGATKFTLQSEPEMMAELDHPNVIHLFQVMETQKYLYLIMEHAGGGELWDFIPTTGMEEEEARRMFRQIGQAVQYCHQKGIVHLDLKPENVMVDDERNVKLIDFGLSTRVTAGKKLNKFFGTLLYVPPEIICHQEYEGPPADIWSLGVVLYSMLTGIWPFEASTDSKLKKLIRLGRYIIPSHVSKEAKSLIREILKVDPKQRPTIEQVMGHPWLTQGEEASPSSPCEVLPKLPDLTILKTMINMGYDHYNTWVSVVRRKFNDAMATYRILQHQSTQGEASTAQVKPKHYPGPKDPPWVCHKKFPSEPALPLPCEQQQQPARSASMSTITRRFLKDTLPPSLASQPDPVPSPSPSQETSTRQPPDRIPGWKRVRRRIAKCLRQLCCIPCFRGPLSRKRVVPVETPNPDRQN, from the coding sequence ATGACAGATCAGTGTAGTCAGAGCAGAGTAGAGCTGCAGGAGCAGAGCTCTTGCTCTGAGCCTGCCTTCACGGACCATTATATGGTCCTGCAGGACATTGGGGAAGGGGGCTTCGCCCAGTTGAAACTTGCCCGCCATCTTCTTACTGGGACACAGGTTGCAGTGAAGGTCTTGGCCAAAGGAGCCACGAAATTCACCTTGCAATCTGAACCAGAGATGATGGCGGAATTGGACCACCCAAATGTGATCCACCTCTTTCAGGTCATGGAGACCCAGAAATACCTCTACCTCATCATGGAGCACGCAGGTGGGGGAGAGCTTTGGGATTTCATCCCAACAACtggcatggaggaggaggaggcccgcAGAATGTTTAGGCAGATCGGGCAGGCTGTGCAGTACTGCCACCAGAAGGGCATCGTGCACCTGGACCTGAAGCCGGAGAACGTGATGGTGGATGACGAACGCAATGTGAAGCTCATTGACTTTGGCCTGAGCACCAGAGTCACAGCTGGAAAGAAGCTGAATAAATTCTTTGGCACTCTCCTCTATGTTCCCCCAGAAATTATCTGTCATCAAGAATATGAGGGCCCACCGGCAGACATCTGGAGCTTGGGTGTGGTCCTCTATTCAATGCTCACAGGGATATGGCCGTTTGAGGCAAGCACCGATAGCAAGCTGAAGAAACTCATCAGGTTGGGCAGGTACATCATTCCTTCACATGTCTCCAAGGAAGCCAAGAGCCTCATCCGAGAGATACTCAAAGTGGACCCCAAGCAGAGGCCCACCATAGAACAGGTAATGGGGCACCCGTGGCTGACCCAGGGGGAGGAAGCTTCACCCAGTTCTCCTTGTGAGGTACTCCCCAAACTCCCGGACCTCACAATCTTGAAAACTATGATCAACATGGGTTATGACCACTATAACACCTGGGTGTCGGTGGTGAGAAGGAAATTCAATGATGCAATGGCCACTTACCGCATCCTCCAGCACCAGAGCACCCAAGGGGAGGCCTCCACAGCCCAGGTGAAGCCCAAGCATTACCCAGGCCCTAAGGATCCTCCCTGGGTCTGCCACAAGAAGTTTCCCAGTGAGCCTGCCCTTCCCTTGCcctgtgagcagcagcagcagcctgctaGAAGTGCCAGCATGTCCACCATCACACGCCGCTTCCTCAAGGACACACTGCCTCCCAGCCTAGCCTCCCAGCCTGACCCAGTGCCCAGCCCCTCACCCTCCCAAGAGACCTCCACAAGGCAACCCCCAGACAGAATCCCGGGTTggaagagggtgaggaggaggattgCCAAATGCCTCCGGCAGCTATGCTGCATACCCTGCTTCCGAGGGCCACTCTCCAGAAAGAGAGTGGTTCCCGTGGAAACGCCCAACCCAGACAGACAGAACTGA